One Mercurialis annua linkage group LG3, ddMerAnnu1.2, whole genome shotgun sequence DNA window includes the following coding sequences:
- the LOC126674093 gene encoding pEARLI1-like lipid transfer protein 3, whose amino-acid sequence MALRIIASGVLLVSLNLLFFTLVSSTYASDYTSTPTSSTPKLKEYTPDYTSNPSSTTPEQKDYTPDYTSKPSSTAPEQKDYTPEYNSKPSSATPELTNYAPDYSSHSSSETSEPINYAPDYTNNPSSATPEPTNYAPDYSSHSSSETPEPINYAPAYTNNPSSATPKPMDYAPDYSSNPSSTSPESMDYTPDYSSNSYAKPAKCPKDTLKLGVCVNLLKGLLGVTVGTPPHAPCCSLIGDLVDIEAAVCLCTTIKASLLGIDLTLPIDLSLFLNYCGKQLPKGFQCS is encoded by the coding sequence atggCTTTAAGAATTATAGCTTCTGGGGTACTTCTCGTATCTCTTAATCTTCTTTTCTTTACTTTGGTTAGCTCTACCTATGCATCCGACTACACTAGCACTCCAACATCATCAACACCAAAGCTAAAAGAGTATACACCCGATTACACTAGTAACCCATCATCAACAACACCCGAGCAAAAAGACTATACACCTGACTACACTAGCAAAccatcatcaacagctcccgaACAAAAAGACTATACACCTGAATATAATAGCAAGCCATCATCAGCAACACCAGAGCTAACAAATTATGCACCTGACTACTCTAGCCACTCATCATCAGAAACCTCAGAACCAATAAACTATGCACCTGACTACACTAACAACCCGTCATCAGCAACACCAGAGCCAACAAATTATGCACCTGACTACTCTAGCCACTCATCATCAGAAACCCCAGAACCAATAAACTATGCACCTGCCTACACTAACAACCCGTCATCAGCAACACCAAAACCAATGGACTATGCACCTGACTACTCAAGCAACCCATCGTCAACATCGCCAGAGTCGATGGACTACACACCTGATTACTCCAGCAATTCATATGCTAAACCTGCCAAGTGTCCAAAGGATACTCTTAAACTAGGTGTATGTGTCAACTTATTGAAAGGTTTGTTAGGTGTTACAGTAGGTACACCACCACATGCTCCTTGTTGCAGCCTTATCGGTGATCTTGTTGATATTGAAGCCGCTGTTTGCCTTTGCACAACGATTAAAGCTAGTCTCTTGGGCATTGACTTGACTCTTCCTATCGACCTTAGCTTATTTCTCAACTACTGTGGCAAACAATTGCCAAAAGGATTCCAGTGTTCGTAA
- the LOC126672350 gene encoding 14 kDa proline-rich protein DC2.15-like, which produces MDYAPDYSSNPSSTSSESMNYAPDYSNNLYAKPAKCARDTLKLGVCVNLLKGLLGVTVDTPPHAPCCSLISNLVDLEAAVCLCTTIKTSLLGIDLTLPTDLSLLLNYCGKQLPEGFQSQKPIILMSEAQKPETHVLFLEAVEEADLELMIVESILEIVGRS; this is translated from the exons ATGGACTATGCTCCTGACTACTCAAGCAACCCATCGTCAACATCGTCAGAGTCGATGAACTACGCACCCGATTACTCCAACAATTTATATGCTAAACCTGCCAAGTGCGCGAGGGATACTCTTAAATTAGGTGTATGTGTCAACTTATTGAAAGGTTTGTTGGGTGTTACAGTAGATACCCCACCACATGCTCCTTGTTGCAGCCTTATCAGTAATCTTGTTGATCTTGAAGCCGCTGTTTGCCTTTGCACAACGATTAAAACTAGTCTCTTGGGCATTGACTTGACTCTTCCAACTGACCTTAGCTTATTGCTCAACTACTGTGGCAAACAGTTGCCTGAAGGATTCCAGT CCCAAAAGCCCATAATATTGATGTCAGAAGCCCAGAAGCCAGAAACTCACGTGCTCTTTTTAGAAGCAGTTGAAGAAGCAGATTTGGAACTTATGATAGTGGAAAGCATCTTGGAGATAGTGGGCCGCAGTTGA